The Ignavibacteria bacterium genome window below encodes:
- a CDS encoding HAD-IIB family hydrolase produces the protein MQYYALATDYDGTLAKDGRVDGHTLEALKRFRASGRKLILATGRELDELMEVFPQHDIFDLIVAENGALLYKPSSREEKALGKVPPELFVGELRRRGIEHLSVGRVIVATWRPFETTVLEVIRDLGLELQVIFNKDAVMVLPSGINKATGLKAGLKELGLSPHNVAAIGDAENDHAFLSFCQCSASVDNALPMLKETSDLVMKSGHGKGVSEFIEMILKDDLGEVDYSLKKNRIPIGRDEDDEEVFIRHTESLLLTGTSGAGKTTFASAFLESLEETGYQYCIIDPEGDYEEFENAVILGSPKREPTIDEIVHVLEQPAQNCIINLVGISVEHRPEFFEKLLPALLKIRASSGRPHWIVIDEIHHLLPATWEPSHLAIPRELSGLMMITIHPEHIAPEVLSIVNAIVAIGQNPEKTIKKFSSTLGENPPVLPEEVLEAGQAIAWWRSPSKEPFLFRTITPKRERKRHHLKYAEGELPPERSFYFKGPKGKLNLRAQNLMIFLQMAEGVDDDTWLFHLKNGDYSYWFRNMIKDDELAGEAEAIEKEKKISARESRRLIRSKVLSRYTAPE, from the coding sequence ATGCAGTACTATGCACTGGCAACAGACTACGACGGAACGCTCGCTAAAGACGGGCGTGTGGACGGACATACTCTGGAGGCTCTTAAGCGCTTCCGTGCCTCAGGGCGCAAGCTTATTTTAGCAACAGGACGTGAACTCGATGAACTGATGGAAGTTTTCCCGCAGCACGATATATTCGACCTGATTGTAGCTGAAAACGGGGCGTTGCTCTATAAGCCTTCTTCAAGAGAAGAAAAGGCTCTTGGCAAGGTACCTCCTGAACTTTTTGTAGGAGAGCTCAGGCGCAGGGGTATTGAACACCTCTCTGTCGGCCGCGTTATTGTGGCCACATGGAGGCCATTTGAGACAACTGTGCTTGAAGTTATACGCGACCTCGGGCTGGAGCTTCAGGTAATATTCAATAAGGATGCCGTTATGGTGCTCCCCTCAGGGATAAATAAGGCTACAGGTCTTAAGGCGGGCCTTAAGGAACTGGGGCTTTCGCCTCACAACGTTGCGGCAATCGGTGATGCGGAAAACGACCATGCATTCTTAAGCTTCTGCCAGTGCTCGGCCTCGGTCGATAATGCGCTTCCGATGCTGAAGGAAACCAGTGACCTTGTAATGAAGTCAGGCCATGGCAAAGGCGTCAGTGAATTTATTGAGATGATCTTAAAAGACGACCTGGGCGAGGTGGATTACAGCCTGAAGAAAAACAGGATCCCGATCGGACGGGATGAAGACGACGAGGAAGTTTTTATTCGTCACACCGAAAGCCTCCTTCTGACAGGTACTTCCGGAGCCGGTAAGACAACCTTTGCCTCGGCATTTCTTGAAAGCCTTGAGGAAACCGGGTACCAGTACTGCATAATTGATCCGGAAGGGGACTACGAAGAGTTTGAAAATGCCGTAATCTTAGGAAGCCCCAAAAGAGAGCCTACAATTGACGAGATAGTTCATGTTTTGGAACAACCCGCTCAGAATTGCATAATAAACCTTGTTGGGATCAGCGTTGAACACAGGCCTGAGTTTTTTGAGAAACTTCTTCCTGCGCTTCTTAAGATACGTGCCTCCTCAGGCAGGCCGCACTGGATTGTAATTGATGAGATACACCACCTTCTTCCTGCCACCTGGGAGCCTTCGCATCTTGCAATTCCGCGTGAACTCTCAGGCCTGATGATGATTACAATTCACCCGGAACATATTGCTCCTGAAGTCCTCTCAATTGTAAATGCAATAGTTGCTATAGGGCAAAATCCGGAGAAGACAATTAAGAAATTCAGCTCCACGCTTGGCGAAAATCCTCCTGTTCTGCCGGAAGAGGTGCTTGAAGCAGGGCAGGCAATTGCATGGTGGCGAAGTCCTTCAAAGGAGCCGTTTTTGTTTCGTACAATAACCCCAAAGAGGGAAAGAAAACGCCATCACCTGAAGTATGCCGAGGGCGAACTGCCTCCGGAAAGGAGCTTTTATTTCAAGGGGCCGAAGGGAAAGCTTAACCTGAGAGCACAGAACCTGATGATATTCCTTCAGATGGCCGAAGGCGTAGATGACGATACATGGCTTTTTCACTTAAAGAACGGCGACTATTCCTACTGGTTCAGAAATATGATAAAAGATGATGAGCTTGCCGGTGAGGCCGAGGCAATTGAGAAGGAGAAGAAAATTTCAGCCCGGGAAAGCCGCAGACTCATCAGATCAAAAGTCCTCTCACGCTATACGGCTCCGGAATAA
- a CDS encoding thioredoxin family protein has protein sequence MEGNILIENRLHKALTYQLYMERTKVKVLTSDATQFDEAVLQRFEYSRLNLQRSLRIEKTYSVSDELKSITTSLPQEHLWVVITEDWCGDSAQTLPYIAKIAATTPKIELAILLRDENLDIIDQYLTNGTRSIPKLIGFDRSRNELYTWGPRPKALQEMFRRLKSEGMQKEKIYENLQIWYNQDRGRELEREFMEMLRPYLV, from the coding sequence ATGGAAGGTAATATATTAATTGAAAACAGGCTTCATAAGGCTCTTACCTATCAGCTCTACATGGAGCGTACAAAAGTAAAGGTGCTTACTTCGGATGCCACACAGTTTGATGAGGCTGTGCTGCAGAGGTTTGAATATTCAAGGCTGAACCTGCAGAGGAGCCTGAGAATTGAAAAGACATATTCAGTTTCAGATGAATTGAAAAGCATAACAACCAGCCTCCCGCAGGAGCACCTCTGGGTCGTAATTACCGAGGACTGGTGCGGCGATTCGGCACAAACCCTGCCTTATATTGCAAAAATTGCTGCCACGACACCCAAAATAGAACTTGCAATTCTTCTAAGAGATGAGAACCTGGACATAATAGACCAATACCTTACAAACGGCACCAGGAGCATACCAAAGCTGATTGGTTTTGACAGGAGCCGGAATGAGCTATATACGTGGGGACCCCGCCCTAAAGCTTTGCAGGAAATGTTCCGGAGGCTTAAGTCTGAAGGGATGCAGAAAGAGAAAATTTACGAAAACCTGCAGATCTGGTACAACCAGGACCGAGGACGGGAGCTTGAACGGGAGTTCATGGAGATGCTGAGGCCGTATCTGGTTTAA
- a CDS encoding cyanophycinase: MSQVSFSNKSSKMRLDNSSGAGHLFIIGGGPRPSYMMERFIKLAGGRQSKIVIIPVASTTPKETGLRHKMELELAGCSDVSVINCLRREEADMSENLEMMSNAKAVFFSGGDQNKLVAFLKDTRLLENVKKVYLKGGVIGGTSAGAAIMSKVMICGDGMNDSDVSPYLFNPIVREHVKLSEGFGFLENAIIDQHFNTRSRKNRLINAVLEHPYLSGVGIDESTAIIVNPEGNFEVLGENNVLVFNVLPDDEASQSDSSSNIDIRILKSGDRYNFPIVTN, from the coding sequence ATGTCCCAGGTATCATTTTCAAATAAATCTTCAAAAATGCGTCTCGATAATTCCTCAGGCGCAGGGCATCTGTTCATTATTGGCGGAGGTCCCAGGCCGTCTTATATGATGGAGAGGTTTATTAAACTTGCCGGGGGCAGGCAGTCGAAGATTGTAATAATACCTGTTGCAAGTACTACTCCCAAGGAAACGGGGCTTCGTCATAAGATGGAACTGGAGCTCGCCGGATGCAGCGACGTAAGCGTTATTAATTGCCTGAGGAGGGAAGAAGCCGATATGAGCGAAAATCTTGAAATGATGAGCAATGCAAAGGCTGTCTTTTTCTCCGGAGGAGACCAGAATAAGCTCGTTGCTTTTCTGAAAGATACCAGGCTTCTTGAAAATGTAAAGAAGGTTTACCTTAAAGGCGGCGTAATCGGCGGCACCAGCGCCGGGGCTGCAATTATGAGCAAGGTTATGATCTGCGGCGATGGCATGAACGACAGCGACGTATCGCCATACCTTTTTAATCCGATTGTACGAGAGCACGTCAAGCTCTCCGAAGGCTTCGGCTTTCTTGAAAATGCCATAATAGACCAGCACTTCAACACACGCAGCAGAAAAAACCGCCTTATAAATGCCGTGCTTGAACACCCATATCTTTCCGGAGTCGGAATCGACGAATCCACCGCAATCATTGTTAATCCCGAGGGAAACTTTGAAGTCTTAGGGGAGAACAACGTGCTCGTTTTTAATGTGCTTCCCGACGATGAGGCCAGCCAGTCCGACTCCTCAAGCAATATAGATATCAGAATTCTCAAGTCGGGCGACAGGTACAATTTCCCGATTGTTACCAATTAA
- the cphA gene encoding cyanophycin synthetase produces the protein MLILEKRAMRGPNYWSTYWKNLILIRLDLEDYEEKPTDIIPGFRERIEEALPSVRLHQCSYYQEGGFLRRISEGTWAGHVIEHIALELQTLSGMDTGFGRTRATATPGIYNIVFNYFEEECGLYAADAAVEVFLAIAEGMPMELLKEMIEVHVKKLKEIREEVRLGPSTSAIVNEALERGIPYIRLNDSSLVQLGYGIYQQRIEAASTSRTGIIPVELAGDKNQAKKLLSFHGIPVPMGKVVEEESELEDALTQTGFPAVVKPLDSNQGKGITLNLRNLEAVVTAFREAKEFSERVIVEKQLLGRDFRALVVNNKFVAAAERVPAHVVGDGVHAIWQLVEIVNCDPWRGNGHVNNLTRICIDEQTLRILREKNYTPETVLKLGEICYLKSTANLSTGGTAIDRTDEVHPYNVFLFERVARIIGLDIAGMDIIAPDLTTPLNENGGGIVEVNAAPGLRMHISPSIGKKRNVAKDIVDMLYPPGAPSRIPIISITGTNGKTTTTRLIAHILRNAGQRVGFTTTDGIYIDNNLVEKGDDTGPISAKKVLSDSLVEVAVLETARGGILRSGLGFDSCNIGIVLNVTADHLGQRDIYTLEDIAKVKVVVPMSVSKDGFVILNADDALVYNMRKDVVGKVCLFSMKKDNPHILEHIARGNIACVAENGYVTLARGDLRLRVEKIENIPLTFSGRATFMVQNVLAATLAAFVHDVDLKMIKHGLNSFKPTPENVPGRMNLIEMGNFTVLVDYAHNPSGFMGLYKFFCRFPHPVRTGIFGGTGDRRDEDIFLLGRMASRMFTRIIIKEDKERRGRKPGEMTKIITDGIHSKKANMEIHSIPQEEEAILYGLDTASENELMVVLVDDVQGVLKLINEKKKEMALKKARRTPLVIPTK, from the coding sequence ATGCTAATTTTGGAAAAAAGGGCAATGAGGGGGCCAAATTACTGGAGTACCTACTGGAAAAACCTCATACTGATACGTTTGGACCTGGAAGATTATGAAGAAAAGCCGACAGACATAATTCCCGGCTTCAGGGAAAGGATAGAAGAAGCTTTGCCTTCCGTCCGGCTTCACCAGTGCAGCTACTATCAGGAAGGGGGATTCTTAAGAAGAATTTCAGAAGGCACCTGGGCTGGCCACGTTATTGAACACATTGCCCTGGAACTGCAGACTCTCTCCGGAATGGATACAGGATTCGGCAGAACGCGCGCTACGGCTACGCCGGGAATTTATAACATAGTCTTTAATTATTTCGAAGAGGAGTGCGGTTTATACGCCGCTGATGCCGCCGTGGAAGTCTTCCTTGCTATTGCCGAAGGCATGCCTATGGAACTCTTAAAAGAAATGATTGAAGTGCACGTAAAGAAATTAAAGGAAATCAGGGAAGAAGTGCGCCTCGGACCCAGTACCTCGGCCATCGTAAATGAGGCTTTGGAAAGAGGGATACCTTACATAAGGCTTAATGATTCCTCACTTGTACAGCTGGGATACGGAATCTATCAGCAGAGGATTGAAGCAGCATCCACAAGCAGAACAGGAATTATCCCTGTCGAACTTGCAGGCGATAAGAATCAGGCAAAGAAGCTCCTGTCGTTCCACGGTATTCCTGTTCCAATGGGCAAAGTGGTAGAAGAGGAGTCGGAACTGGAGGATGCCCTTACCCAAACCGGTTTTCCGGCTGTTGTAAAACCGCTGGATTCAAATCAGGGTAAGGGAATTACACTGAACCTGAGGAATCTTGAAGCCGTAGTTACCGCCTTCCGTGAGGCAAAAGAATTTTCAGAGAGAGTTATTGTTGAAAAGCAGCTCCTCGGACGCGACTTCAGGGCGCTTGTTGTAAACAATAAGTTTGTTGCTGCTGCCGAAAGAGTTCCTGCCCATGTCGTCGGCGACGGCGTCCACGCAATCTGGCAGCTCGTGGAAATTGTAAACTGCGACCCGTGGCGCGGAAACGGACACGTGAACAACCTGACACGCATCTGCATAGACGAGCAGACATTAAGAATTCTCAGGGAAAAGAATTACACTCCGGAGACTGTCCTGAAGTTAGGCGAAATCTGCTACCTTAAATCTACGGCAAACCTTTCCACCGGGGGCACTGCAATTGACCGCACAGACGAGGTGCATCCGTATAATGTTTTTTTATTTGAAAGGGTTGCAAGGATAATAGGTCTTGATATTGCAGGGATGGACATAATTGCGCCTGATTTAACGACCCCGTTAAATGAAAACGGCGGCGGTATCGTTGAAGTAAATGCAGCCCCCGGCCTGAGAATGCACATCAGCCCATCCATAGGAAAAAAACGTAACGTGGCAAAGGATATTGTGGACATGCTCTACCCTCCGGGGGCCCCTTCAAGAATTCCTATCATATCGATTACGGGAACGAACGGCAAGACAACTACTACACGCCTGATTGCACATATATTAAGAAATGCGGGGCAGAGGGTAGGCTTTACTACAACCGACGGCATTTATATCGACAATAACCTTGTTGAAAAAGGGGACGACACAGGCCCCATATCAGCTAAAAAAGTCCTTAGCGATTCCTTGGTTGAAGTGGCAGTCCTCGAGACCGCGCGCGGCGGCATACTGCGCTCCGGACTGGGATTTGACAGCTGCAATATAGGCATTGTATTAAATGTTACGGCCGACCACCTGGGTCAACGGGATATTTATACTCTTGAAGATATAGCAAAGGTCAAGGTGGTTGTCCCTATGAGCGTCTCAAAAGACGGCTTCGTGATCTTAAATGCAGACGACGCTCTGGTTTATAATATGAGAAAAGATGTTGTGGGCAAAGTCTGCCTCTTCAGCATGAAAAAAGATAACCCCCACATACTGGAACATATTGCCCGTGGAAACATTGCCTGCGTTGCTGAGAACGGCTATGTAACGCTTGCTAGGGGGGACCTGAGGCTGAGGGTGGAAAAAATTGAAAATATTCCGCTTACATTTTCAGGCAGGGCAACCTTCATGGTGCAGAACGTGCTTGCTGCAACTCTGGCCGCTTTTGTGCACGACGTGGATCTCAAGATGATCAAACATGGACTTAATTCCTTTAAGCCTACTCCTGAAAACGTTCCCGGCAGGATGAACCTGATTGAAATGGGTAACTTTACAGTCCTTGTGGACTATGCACACAACCCTTCGGGCTTTATGGGGCTCTATAAATTCTTCTGCCGTTTCCCTCATCCCGTAAGAACTGGCATCTTCGGCGGTACGGGCGACAGGCGTGACGAGGATATTTTCCTGCTCGGCCGCATGGCATCAAGAATGTTTACAAGAATTATCATTAAAGAGGATAAGGAAAGACGCGGCAGAAAACCGGGCGAAATGACTAAAATAATTACTGACGGAATACACAGCAAAAAAGCCAACATGGAAATCCACAGCATTCCCCAGGAGGAAGAGGCAATTTTATATGGGCTCGATACCGCTTCGGAAAATGAACTGATGGTGGTGCTGGTTGACGATGTTCAGGGCGTACTGAAACTTATTAATGAGAAAAAGAAAGAAATGGCTTTGAAAAAGGCGAGGAGGACTCCTCTGGTCATCCCGACAAAATAA
- a CDS encoding MmcQ/YjbR family DNA-binding protein, which yields MNIESFREYCLKKKGAKEDYPFDEETLVFKVMNKIFALTPLEKIPLSVNLKCDPERAVELRERYESVLPGYHMNKKYWITVIMDNTIPDKIFKEFIDHSYDLVVQGLKKSDKIALEAMK from the coding sequence ATGAACATTGAATCTTTCAGGGAGTATTGCCTTAAAAAGAAAGGGGCTAAAGAGGATTACCCTTTTGATGAGGAAACGCTTGTCTTTAAGGTGATGAATAAAATTTTTGCACTTACACCGCTTGAAAAGATCCCCTTAAGCGTTAATCTAAAGTGTGACCCTGAAAGGGCCGTGGAGTTAAGGGAAAGGTACGAATCTGTACTTCCCGGATACCATATGAACAAGAAGTACTGGATTACCGTTATTATGGATAATACCATTCCTGATAAGATATTTAAGGAGTTTATTGATCATTCGTATGACCTTGTTGTGCAGGGATTGAAAAAGTCGGATAAGATAGCCCTGGAGGCTATGAAATAG
- a CDS encoding cyanophycinase, whose translation MRTPKGRIMIIGGAEEREGRPVPEMAEENEDSVPFSILKELLPPSQSKKPVKVFLTALKDPEDAGKTYKETFSRLGFHNVEIINISSTEQASDPGLIKVVVASHAVFFSGGNQFRLTTILGGTEIASVIEKKYYEDESFILAGTSAGAMAMSKVMIYQGQPKEAMLQGEMRFMSGLGFLDNCIIDTHFVKRSRFGRLTQTILQNPTCVGIGLGEDTALVVSKGNVMECIGSGMAIIIDGSQIKYTNILSADLDSPLSVEGLVVHILAKGNGYKLREKEYMPEVK comes from the coding sequence ATGAGAACCCCTAAAGGGAGAATTATGATCATCGGCGGTGCCGAAGAGAGGGAGGGGCGCCCTGTGCCTGAAATGGCAGAGGAAAATGAGGACTCCGTGCCTTTTTCCATACTGAAGGAATTGCTTCCGCCTTCTCAAAGCAAAAAACCGGTCAAAGTTTTTCTTACCGCTCTCAAAGATCCTGAAGATGCCGGGAAAACCTACAAGGAAACCTTCTCCAGGCTCGGGTTTCATAACGTTGAGATTATAAATATCAGTTCAACGGAACAGGCCTCTGACCCCGGGTTGATTAAGGTCGTTGTGGCCTCCCATGCCGTCTTTTTCAGCGGGGGGAATCAGTTCAGGCTTACAACAATTCTGGGCGGAACAGAAATAGCCTCAGTAATAGAAAAAAAGTACTATGAGGATGAATCGTTTATACTTGCCGGCACCAGTGCCGGGGCTATGGCAATGTCAAAGGTGATGATCTATCAGGGGCAGCCTAAAGAGGCGATGCTTCAGGGGGAGATGAGATTCATGTCAGGACTCGGTTTTCTGGATAACTGTATCATTGATACGCATTTTGTAAAAAGAAGCAGATTCGGCAGGCTGACACAAACTATTCTTCAGAATCCTACCTGTGTAGGTATAGGTCTGGGTGAGGATACAGCATTGGTTGTTTCAAAGGGAAATGTAATGGAGTGCATTGGAAGCGGTATGGCTATTATCATCGATGGTTCCCAGATCAAGTATACTAATATCCTTAGTGCAGATTTAGATTCTCCTTTAAGCGTTGAGGGACTTGTGGTGCATATACTTGCAAAAGGCAACGGTTATAAGCTAAGGGAGAAAGAGTACATGCCGGAAGTAAAATAA
- a CDS encoding ABC-F family ATP-binding cassette domain-containing protein — protein sequence MSNNINPVIVTASELEVHYGEQVILDKASLSIHEGDRIGLIGRNGSGKSTFLKIIAGLLEPDSGGVSRKRDLRTGYLSQEFTLEDKKTVYENILEGASAVKALLHEYETLPHDSDKRHLLEEKIIAADGWNLDQRINIIMHSLNAPDGQKMTGNLSGGEKRRVAMCKALIAHPDFLILDEPTNHLDTESIEWTEEFLAGYSGTCLFVTHDRYFLDRIANRIVELSNGRFFSHAGNYTDYLINKAEREYNQEQEENKRQAFLRRELEWVRKGPRARRTKAKSRLDHYFEVASQGPPEKELDVEMIIPPAVKPGTKILEMKNLAAEMGGKRLFHDLNFIFERGRKLGIVGRNGLGKTTLLKVILGDVAPESGRVETGERTFFNYVDQTRILLNENNTVLQEIGDGRDFVNFGEEKLTIWKYLRRFLFTDDRINTRIERLSGGEKSRLLLARILKNGGNFLILDEPTNDLDLPTLRILEEALIAFEGCVIVVSHDRYFLNRVCNGILAFEGDGNVYFSEGDYDYYLEKRKLRLKEAEQKAVPQMPKEKPSEKPKPLVRKLKWKEARELEAIEGDIMAAEGEVSRIEGIFSSGDFYEKYARQTNELNMELEKAKQRVKELYERWEELEKIKNGEITD from the coding sequence ATGTCTAATAATATAAATCCTGTTATAGTAACAGCAAGTGAGCTTGAAGTACATTACGGCGAGCAGGTAATACTGGATAAGGCCTCGCTTTCGATACACGAAGGGGACCGCATAGGCCTCATTGGAAGAAACGGCTCAGGCAAATCCACATTCCTGAAAATCATTGCCGGGCTGCTGGAGCCCGATTCTGGAGGCGTCTCAAGAAAGCGCGACTTGAGAACGGGCTATCTTTCGCAGGAGTTTACTCTTGAGGATAAAAAGACCGTCTATGAAAATATACTTGAAGGCGCAAGCGCCGTTAAAGCGCTGCTTCACGAATATGAAACACTTCCTCACGATTCAGACAAAAGACACCTCCTGGAAGAAAAGATCATAGCTGCAGACGGCTGGAATCTGGATCAGAGGATCAATATAATAATGCATTCCCTTAATGCTCCTGATGGCCAGAAAATGACGGGCAACCTGTCGGGAGGTGAAAAAAGGCGCGTTGCAATGTGCAAGGCTCTTATTGCGCACCCGGATTTTCTCATTCTTGACGAGCCTACAAACCACCTGGACACAGAATCAATTGAATGGACAGAGGAATTTCTTGCCGGCTATTCAGGTACGTGCCTTTTCGTGACACACGACCGTTACTTCCTGGACCGTATTGCCAACCGCATAGTCGAGCTCTCGAACGGAAGATTCTTTTCGCACGCGGGAAATTACACGGACTACCTGATAAATAAGGCCGAAAGGGAGTATAACCAGGAGCAGGAAGAAAACAAGCGCCAGGCTTTCTTAAGACGCGAGCTTGAATGGGTCAGAAAAGGACCCAGGGCAAGAAGAACAAAAGCAAAAAGCCGTTTGGACCACTACTTTGAAGTTGCCTCACAAGGCCCCCCTGAAAAGGAGCTGGATGTGGAAATGATAATTCCGCCTGCTGTAAAACCCGGGACAAAGATCCTTGAGATGAAAAATCTTGCGGCTGAAATGGGAGGAAAAAGGCTTTTTCACGACCTCAATTTCATATTTGAACGGGGCAGAAAACTGGGCATTGTGGGAAGAAACGGGCTTGGAAAGACCACACTCCTTAAGGTCATTCTGGGAGATGTGGCTCCGGAGTCGGGAAGGGTTGAAACGGGAGAAAGGACATTTTTTAATTATGTTGATCAGACGCGCATCCTTCTAAATGAAAATAATACGGTGCTTCAGGAGATAGGCGATGGGCGCGACTTTGTGAATTTCGGCGAGGAAAAGCTTACAATTTGGAAATACTTAAGGCGTTTCCTTTTTACAGATGACAGGATAAACACTAGAATTGAGCGCCTCTCGGGGGGCGAAAAAAGCAGGCTCCTTCTGGCGCGTATACTGAAAAACGGGGGGAATTTCCTCATACTTGATGAACCTACAAATGACCTCGACCTTCCGACGCTCAGAATACTGGAGGAGGCTTTAATTGCCTTTGAAGGTTGTGTTATAGTTGTAAGCCACGACAGGTATTTTCTTAACCGCGTCTGCAACGGAATTCTTGCATTCGAGGGAGACGGAAATGTGTATTTTAGCGAAGGGGACTACGACTACTATCTGGAGAAAAGAAAGTTAAGGCTTAAGGAAGCTGAGCAAAAGGCCGTGCCTCAGATGCCAAAGGAAAAACCTTCTGAAAAACCCAAGCCTCTTGTCAGAAAGCTTAAATGGAAAGAAGCCCGCGAGCTTGAGGCAATTGAAGGCGACATTATGGCTGCAGAAGGAGAAGTTTCAAGAATTGAGGGCATATTCTCCTCAGGCGACTTCTATGAAAAATATGCCCGTCAGACCAATGAGCTGAACATGGAGCTGGAGAAGGCAAAACAGAGGGTAAAAGAGCTCTACGAAAGATGGGAAGAGCTTGAAAAAATTAAAAACGGCGAAATTACAGATTAA
- a CDS encoding SDR family oxidoreductase yields MSKTTGKPQEVPAQQQAEPGHQRKMHPEPEIIRPNYKGSGKLEGKVALITGGDSGIGRSVAVHYTREGAEVAIIYLSEHKDAQDTRKLVEKEGKECLLIAGDVGDKEFCKDAVKKVMEEFGKINILVNNAAEQHPEEDLQEMDMDEMEKTFRTNIFSMFYLSQQVLKHMSKGDCIINTTSVTAFRGQKVLLDYSSTKGAITSFTRSLSLNLAEKGIRVNGVAPGPIWTPLIPSTFPEDKVKNFGKDTPLGRPGQPSEVATAYVFLACDDASYITGQIIHPNGGEVINT; encoded by the coding sequence ATGAGTAAAACTACAGGAAAGCCCCAGGAAGTTCCGGCACAGCAGCAGGCGGAACCCGGGCACCAGAGGAAAATGCATCCGGAGCCTGAGATTATCCGCCCTAATTATAAAGGCTCAGGAAAGCTTGAAGGCAAAGTAGCACTGATTACTGGTGGCGACTCAGGCATCGGGCGCTCGGTGGCTGTGCATTATACACGCGAGGGGGCCGAAGTGGCAATTATTTATCTTAGTGAGCATAAAGACGCTCAGGATACAAGAAAGCTGGTTGAAAAAGAAGGCAAGGAATGCCTCCTTATTGCGGGGGACGTTGGCGATAAGGAGTTCTGCAAGGACGCGGTAAAGAAAGTTATGGAGGAGTTTGGAAAGATAAATATTCTTGTCAATAATGCCGCAGAGCAGCATCCGGAAGAGGACCTGCAGGAGATGGATATGGACGAGATGGAAAAGACTTTCCGCACCAATATCTTTTCAATGTTTTACTTAAGCCAGCAGGTGTTAAAACATATGTCAAAGGGGGACTGCATCATTAACACAACCAGTGTCACAGCTTTCAGAGGGCAGAAGGTGCTTCTGGATTACTCCTCAACCAAGGGTGCAATTACCTCTTTTACACGTTCACTGAGCCTCAATCTGGCTGAAAAAGGGATCAGGGTAAACGGCGTGGCACCGGGCCCAATATGGACGCCACTAATTCCATCAACCTTTCCTGAGGACAAGGTGAAAAATTTCGGGAAGGATACCCCGTTAGGACGCCCCGGCCAGCCGAGCGAAGTGGCCACGGCCTACGTTTTCCTTGCATGCGATGACGCTTCCTATATCACGGGACAGATAATCCATCCTAACGGAGGCGAGGTAATAAATACCTGA
- a CDS encoding isoaspartyl peptidase/L-asparaginase → MKKDFVIAVHGGAQNKDKNTFTPELEEAYKKGIEEALFTGWEVLNEDGTALDAVESSVRALEDNPIFNAGRGSAINRDGETEQDAAIMCGETLRAGSVAAIRLIKNPISLARKVMESTEHVMLAGTGAEEFARQMGLELRPAEYFITQEKLEERKKKLAQENLKGTESKGTVGAVALDKKGNLAAATSTGGLTNKLKGRVGDSPVIGAGTYANNEACAVSCTGDGEFIIRGVFAHLLYALMKFKNMHLHEAIREVFRINGEYLKTEMGIIAIDRKANVELFYNTLPMYRGYRKNQEPAFLAIWEDEFRIE, encoded by the coding sequence ATGAAAAAAGATTTCGTTATTGCCGTTCACGGCGGGGCACAGAATAAGGATAAGAATACTTTTACCCCGGAACTGGAAGAGGCATATAAAAAGGGAATTGAAGAAGCCCTCTTTACTGGCTGGGAGGTCTTAAATGAAGACGGCACGGCCTTAGACGCGGTTGAAAGTTCCGTCAGGGCGCTGGAGGATAATCCCATTTTCAACGCCGGACGGGGAAGTGCAATTAACCGCGACGGCGAGACTGAACAGGATGCCGCAATTATGTGCGGCGAAACCCTGAGGGCCGGCTCGGTTGCTGCAATAAGACTCATCAAGAACCCTATAAGCCTGGCACGGAAAGTAATGGAATCTACAGAGCACGTAATGCTGGCAGGAACAGGAGCTGAAGAATTTGCAAGGCAGATGGGGCTGGAATTACGCCCGGCAGAGTATTTTATCACCCAGGAAAAGCTCGAGGAGCGGAAGAAAAAACTGGCTCAGGAAAATCTGAAGGGCACAGAAAGCAAAGGTACAGTCGGCGCGGTTGCACTCGACAAAAAGGGCAATCTGGCAGCTGCAACTTCCACCGGCGGCCTGACAAATAAGCTTAAAGGCAGGGTAGGCGACAGCCCTGTTATTGGCGCCGGTACGTATGCAAACAACGAGGCATGTGCCGTCTCATGCACGGGCGACGGGGAATTTATAATAAGAGGAGTTTTTGCGCACCTGCTTTATGCACTGATGAAATTTAAGAATATGCATTTACATGAAGCTATCCGTGAAGTATTCCGCATCAATGGCGAATATCTGAAAACTGAAATGGGGATAATTGCTATAGACAGAAAGGCAAATGTTGAGCTGTTTTATAATACTCTCCCCATGTACAGAGGCTACAGGAAAAATCAGGAACCTGCATTTTTAGCAATTTGGGAAGATGAGTTCAGGATTGAATAA